The following are encoded together in the Neomonachus schauinslandi chromosome 15, ASM220157v2, whole genome shotgun sequence genome:
- the ATP5MC1 gene encoding ATP synthase F(0) complex subunit C1, mitochondrial, giving the protein MQTTGALLISPALIRCCTRDLIRPVSASFLSRPEIPAKQPSYSSSPLQVARREFQTSVVSRDIDTAAKFIGAGAATVGVAGSGAGIGTVFGSLIIGYARNPSLKQQLFSYAILGFALSEAMGLFCLMVAFLILFAM; this is encoded by the exons ATGCAGACCACCGGGGCACTACTCATCTCTCCGGCTCTG ATCCGCTGTTGTACCAGGGATCTGATCAGGCCTGTGTCTGCCTCCTTCTTGAGTAGGCCAGAGATCCCAGCTAAACAG CCATCCTATAGCAGCTCCCCGCTCCAGGTGGCCCGGCGGGAGTTCCAGACCAGTGTTGTCTCCCGGGACATTGACACAGCAGCCAAGTTTATTGGCGCTGGGGCTGCCACAGTTGGTGTGGCTGGTTCAGGGGCTGGCATTGGAACAGTGTTTGGCAGCTTGATCATTGGCTATGCCAG GAACCCGTCTCTCAAGCAGCAGCTCTTCTCCTATGCCATTCTGGGCTTTGCCCTGTCTGAGGCCATGGGGCTCTTCTGTTTGATGGTTGCCTTCCTCATCCTCTTCGCCATGTGA